Within Montipora foliosa isolate CH-2021 chromosome 3, ASM3666993v2, whole genome shotgun sequence, the genomic segment TGATCTTACAGATATGCCGTTAATTCGAGAACCAATTTGGGCTCATTTAAGAGAACGTTGCAATTCTTTTGCATCAATGTCTGCAAATGCTGTATTTAGTGATATATTTAGGTTGAATACAGTTGGTGCAATGACCCAAGAATTAAAATCTCTTTTTCTTATACAACAGAGTAATCAATCAGTTTGTTCATTCTGTAGCAATGCACTTGTAAAGGAAACAAAAGTATTTGTACTTTACTTGACTTTTGCAAACTTGCTTCAGAGCCAGTTTgaaacttacatgtatgtttctGAGGCTATCTTACCAAATAGTTGTAGACTTTACTGTGATTTATGTCAAAAGCATTCTGGGGATATTTCAATCCTGCAACATTTTGTGACACTCCCAAAATTTTTAAGTGTAGAACTGTCATCCCATTGTATTAATCAAGTATTATTCCCAATGACTATGGATGTATTAGGTGAAGGTTATGTACTAAAAGGCATGGTTCGATCTCTGAATCATCACTTCACAGTGGCTATAACAGATAACACTCATTGGGTATATATTGATGATATGTGTGTTTCTGTAAAAAGTTACAGTTCGTTGCAGAatcttttgcataaccattgtaaTGGTTGGTTTTTTGCCATATTTGAAAAGACTGCAATTGTAGTGAACAATACTGTAGTACCAACTTCAGTCATGTGCAATCCCTTTCAGCAAGATGGTAATAAAGAACATAAACTTGATAGCCCACTATTGCAATCAAATTCAGGCATTTATAAAACCGTGCACAAAGACACCAATAATCTCTCTGTGAacatttttatgcaaagaaaTTTCACCAAATGCAAAACCTTCCAGGAAGACTCTCAGACTGATAATCTACATGTACCTCTCTGCAGTTTAGAGACAGATATTCCTAGTAATGATAATACTATGAATATTGGCACTGTGACAAAAAGCTCTGCTATAGCTTTTTATGGtatttgtttttctgttcttAAGCCCTGCAGTTATTGGAAGTCTGATACATTACATGCTATTGTTGAATGTGAAGTGCAATTTTTGAGGACATTGGTAAAGGAAATGCAAAAGTTAGTGAACTGCCCCATGCTCTTAACAATATGGTGGTAATATTGATGTAAGTTTTGCTTTAAGTAGCAAAGAGACCCTTGTGTGTGATTCATCTTCTAGTGTATTAGTCCTTAACAGATTCATTGCTCAAAATATGGTTACAAACACAGGATTTTTGTTTTATCTCCCCAGTGTCACTCCAGAGCAAGAGATTACTGTTCCAGACTTCAAGTTTATCAGCAGATTAACCTTGTTTAGTCCTTGCACCGTTTGTAACAAACGCTTGACTGATCTGTCTTCATCCTCAACAAAATGTCAGCAATGCGGAACACGTCAGAGGACCACCCATTTAACCCGTGAGAGTTCGGTCAGAATATGTGTAGTTCACAACAACACTGACCTGTGGCTCTCTGCGTTTACAAAGGAGATTACGAAGTTATTAGAGGCAAAGTCACTAACATTAAACAACACTGTTGAAGATATTGAAGAGGCAATGATGAATCTTCAAAACATTACTTTCAAGTATGACAGccaaaaaaatgtcataactgaCATTGTCTCAGTAAAAGACCATCCATAAATATGAGTATTTCATGCAAACACTTATCTGTGGCTCTCTTTGTTCACAAAGGAGATAACAAAGTTATTAGAGGCAAAGTCACTAACATTAAACAACACTGTTGAAGATATTAAAGAGGCAATGATGAATCTTCAAAACATCACTTTCAATTAtgacagccaaaaaaaaaatgttataacTGACATTGTCTCAGTAAAAGACCATCCATAAATGTAAGTCTTTCATGGACACACTTATCTTCTACTCACTCCTTCCAAGAGACAGAtagcaaaattattacaactcAATTATTGTCATCATATAAAACTATAGACGATATTAAAAGAATAATCAAATGTATCAAAATAAGACCTAAAAAATGTCATTACTGACATTATCTCAGCAAAGTGATGGTTAACTCCAATTTGAATGACACTCATCGTTAAAAACACTTATATTTACAATGTAATCCACGTTCTGTTTATGTTACAAACTATTAGTGGTGTTGTGCTTCGATAGCCGTTGATAATCCCTCTATATTAATCAACGTTCTGTTTGCTTTAGAACTGTGCTACAGTCTGAAACAAGATTTAATAGACAGAAGCCCCCTCCAACCAAATCAAATGTAAAACTACTCAAAAAGCAAT encodes:
- the LOC137996919 gene encoding uncharacterized protein; translated protein: MPHMEALILTSLLTKKRNMFSNVTKDKTRAISEQSQQTTKDRRHFMNHCFTHAGKFSCAVDCFLELTFAVFKDSLNCVERNEFFQKLSEACFQLENYDLTDMPLIREPIWAHLRERCNSFASMSANAVFSDIFRLNTVGAMTQELKSLFLIQQSNQSVCSFCSNALVKETKVFVLYLTFANLLQSQFETYMYVSEAILPNSCRLYCDLCQKHSGDISILQHFVTLPKFLSVELSSHCINQVLFPMTMDVLGEGYVLKGMVRSLNHHFTVAITDNTHWVYIDDMCVSVKSYSSLQNLLHNHCNGWFFAIFEKTAIVVNNTVVPTSVMCNPFQQDGNKEHKLDSPLLQSNSGIYKTVHKDTNNLSVNIFMQRNFTKCKTFQEDSQTDNLHVPLCSLETDIPSNDNTMNIGTVTKSSAIAFYGICFSVLKPCSYWKSDTLHAIVECEVQFLRTLVKEMQNVTPEQEITVPDFKFISRLTLFSPCTVCNKRLTDLSSSSTKCQQCGTRQRTTHLTRESSVRICVVHNNTDLWLSAFTKEITKLLEAKSLTLNNTVEDIEEAMMNLQNITFKYDSQKNVITDIVSVKDHP